The following are encoded together in the Bacillota bacterium genome:
- a CDS encoding DinB family protein, with amino-acid sequence MLDAIRALYAYNEDVRRILFETVAGLSEEEYRKDLGTGFRAISGTLWHMAGAEDFWMGRVLTGEGPSLPEVERVPMPEELRRLWAGLAERSKRYIAGLSEADLGREIIWHWSNGQEVRFAVGKALLHLTTHEIHHRGQVVAMLRLLGHVPPEVDLI; translated from the coding sequence ATGCTGGATGCGATTCGAGCCCTCTACGCCTATAACGAAGACGTCCGCAGGATCCTCTTCGAGACCGTGGCCGGCCTGTCGGAGGAAGAGTACCGGAAGGATCTGGGGACCGGGTTTCGGGCCATCTCCGGGACCCTCTGGCACATGGCCGGAGCTGAGGACTTCTGGATGGGCCGGGTGCTGACCGGCGAAGGCCCGTCGCTTCCCGAGGTCGAGCGGGTGCCGATGCCCGAGGAACTTCGCCGGCTCTGGGCCGGCCTGGCCGAGCGGTCGAAGCGGTACATCGCCGGCCTCAGCGAGGCCGACCTGGGCCGGGAGATCATCTGGCACTGGAGCAACGGCCAAGAGGTGCGGTTTGCCGTCGGCAAGGCCTTGCTGCATCTGACGACCCACGAGATCCACCATCGCGGGCAGGTCGTGGCGATGCTCAGGCTGCTTGGGCACGTGCCGCCGGAAGTGGACTTGATCTAG
- a CDS encoding RraA family protein → MTESRGPTFNQNVAGEWEKLSTPLVADACLRVGVPLRIGPPGLRPVMAGARLAGRVQPAGHYGSVDVFLEAMSMANPGDVLVIDNGGRTDEGCIGDLTALETKACGLGGLVVWGCHRDTPELRQIGFPVFSYGTWPAGPVRLDPRDAAALKTAHFGPWQVGRADVVFADEDGAIFVPDGRAVEVLGAAHDIYERERRQAERIVAGETLHRQLRFEEFLTKRSLDPACTLRKHLRAIGGAIEE, encoded by the coding sequence ATGACCGAGAGCCGGGGGCCAACGTTCAACCAGAACGTGGCTGGCGAGTGGGAGAAGCTGTCGACTCCGCTGGTGGCCGACGCCTGCCTGCGGGTCGGCGTGCCCCTGCGAATCGGGCCGCCGGGACTGCGGCCGGTGATGGCGGGAGCCCGCCTCGCCGGACGCGTCCAGCCGGCCGGGCATTACGGCAGCGTGGACGTCTTCCTTGAGGCCATGTCGATGGCCAACCCGGGGGACGTCCTGGTCATCGACAACGGCGGAAGAACCGACGAGGGCTGCATCGGCGATCTCACCGCCCTCGAGACCAAGGCCTGTGGGCTGGGCGGGCTCGTCGTTTGGGGCTGCCACCGGGACACGCCGGAGTTGCGCCAGATCGGCTTCCCGGTCTTCAGCTACGGGACCTGGCCGGCGGGGCCGGTGCGCCTCGATCCGCGGGATGCCGCCGCCCTCAAGACCGCCCACTTCGGGCCCTGGCAGGTGGGCCGCGCCGACGTGGTCTTCGCCGATGAAGACGGGGCCATTTTCGTCCCCGATGGCCGAGCCGTGGAGGTCCTCGGCGCCGCTCATGACATCTACGAGAGAGAGCGACGGCAAGCCGAGCGGATCGTGGCCGGCGAGACTCTTCATCGGCAATTGCGTTTCGAGGAGTTTCTAACGAAAAGATCCTTGGACCCTGCCTGCACACTGCGAAAACACCTTCGCGCGATCGGTGGGGCGATTGAAGAATGA
- a CDS encoding IS3 family transposase (programmed frameshift) has product MPRNHPPYPAEFRAQAVELVRMSGKSILEVARELGVSGEGLRRWVRQAEADAGRGRPGDLTSDEKAELQRLRRENRVLREEREILKKAGGLLREGARDPVSRYRFIEVEKANHAVSLMCRVLMVSRAGYYAWRHRGPSQRAQKDRTLTDCIHSIHRASRGTYGAPRVRAKLAAEGVATSRKRVARLMRANGLAGVRRPRRRVRTTVVDPSSPVAPNLLAQNFVAEAPNRLWFGDITYVPTQEGWLYLATLLDCYARRVVGWSMADHLRTELALNALNMAVRRRRPRPGKLVHHTDRGCQYTSAVYQAALAGAGITASMSRKGECLDNAVAESFFATLKAELIEGRTWRTRAQATQAIFEWIEVFYNRQRLHSSLGYSSPTEYEDRVRAEKAA; this is encoded by the exons ATGCCGAGAAACCATCCCCCGTATCCCGCCGAGTTCCGGGCCCAGGCTGTTGAGCTGGTACGGATGAGCGGCAAGTCGATCCTCGAGGTTGCGAGGGAACTGGGGGTCTCCGGGGAAGGGCTGCGTCGCTGGGTGCGCCAGGCGGAAGCCGATGCCGGCCGTGGCCGGCCGGGCGATCTGACCAGCGACGAGAAGGCCGAACTGCAGCGGCTGCGGCGGGAGAACAGGGTACTGCGCGAGGAGCGCGAGATCCTAAAGAAAGCCG GCGGCCTTCTTCGCGAAGGAGCGCGAGACCCGGTGAGCCGGTATCGGTTCATCGAGGTGGAGAAGGCGAATCACGCGGTTTCGCTCATGTGCCGTGTGTTGATGGTCTCACGGGCTGGGTACTACGCCTGGCGGCATCGCGGCCCCTCACAGAGGGCCCAGAAGGACAGAACCCTGACGGATTGCATCCACTCCATCCACCGGGCCAGCCGGGGGACCTATGGAGCGCCCAGGGTGCGAGCCAAGCTTGCCGCGGAAGGCGTGGCCACCTCGCGGAAGCGTGTCGCCCGGCTGATGCGAGCAAACGGCCTTGCCGGCGTCCGCCGGCCGCGGCGCCGGGTGCGGACAACGGTCGTTGACCCCAGCTCACCGGTCGCCCCCAACCTGCTGGCCCAGAACTTCGTGGCCGAGGCTCCGAACCGGCTCTGGTTTGGGGATATCACCTATGTACCGACCCAGGAGGGCTGGCTGTACCTGGCGACGCTCCTGGACTGCTACGCGCGGCGCGTCGTGGGCTGGTCGATGGCCGACCACCTGCGGACGGAACTCGCTCTGAACGCCCTGAACATGGCCGTCCGGCGTCGACGCCCTCGGCCGGGCAAACTAGTGCACCACACCGACCGCGGCTGCCAGTATACCTCGGCGGTCTACCAGGCGGCCCTGGCCGGCGCCGGCATCACCGCCTCGATGAGCCGGAAGGGCGAATGCCTCGACAACGCAGTGGCGGAAAGCTTCTTCGCAACACTCAAGGCGGAGCTGATTGAGGGGCGGACCTGGCGGACGCGGGCTCAGGCTACGCAGGCCATCTTCGAATGGATCGAGGTCTTCTACAACCGTCAGCGGCTACATTCCAGTCTCGGCTACTCGTCCCCTACGGAATATGAAGATCGGGTTCGAGCAGAGAAGGCAGCGTAA
- a CDS encoding MFS transporter: MRQPDHLSLERPNQRHNFICLLLEGTLFAWGSAFADSSTVLPVYISTLTKSSVLVGLAATLRNGGWFLPQLLVANFAARYKRKMPISIVGMVIHRSSYLLMAACVLGLSLGHPGLALTLFLFFLTTLALGDGIGGVPYIDITGKVIPDHRRGRLFGWMQASAGIMAFLSGFVIRAILGRPSIPYPQNYALIFFIGFVITVGSLVIFLMIKEPAGETHVEHSNFIEYIRLMPRYLRESPDYARMVLTRLASNSIFLTFPFYAIFARERLNLPAETVGIFVSAQMVGSVLGSLVMGHIGDRFGNRFVIRCVCALVLLPPLAALAASPAAAAGLRTLAMVLMFLPFVLIGAYFSSAWIGYTNYLIEVVPAKMRPGYAGFINTVMVLTSLLAMVGGVIVQYLGYEAAFVVNVGTAAIALALSARLREPRKAQG, from the coding sequence ATGCGCCAACCCGACCACCTCAGCCTTGAACGCCCCAACCAACGCCACAACTTCATCTGCCTGCTGTTGGAAGGGACCCTCTTCGCCTGGGGGTCGGCCTTCGCCGATAGCTCGACGGTCCTGCCGGTCTACATCAGCACCCTTACCAAGTCCAGCGTCCTCGTGGGTCTGGCGGCCACCCTGAGGAACGGCGGGTGGTTCCTGCCGCAGTTGTTGGTGGCCAACTTCGCCGCCAGGTACAAGAGAAAGATGCCCATCTCCATCGTGGGGATGGTCATCCACCGGTCGAGCTATCTGCTGATGGCCGCCTGCGTCCTGGGCCTCTCGTTGGGGCATCCCGGCCTGGCCCTGACGTTGTTCCTTTTCTTCCTGACCACGCTGGCCCTCGGCGACGGCATCGGCGGCGTCCCGTACATCGACATCACCGGGAAAGTCATCCCCGACCACCGGCGCGGGCGCCTCTTTGGCTGGATGCAGGCCTCCGCCGGGATCATGGCTTTCCTTTCCGGCTTCGTCATCAGGGCCATCCTCGGCCGTCCGTCCATCCCCTATCCGCAGAACTACGCCCTGATCTTCTTCATCGGCTTCGTCATCACCGTGGGATCACTCGTCATCTTCCTGATGATCAAGGAACCGGCCGGCGAGACCCACGTCGAGCACTCGAACTTCATCGAGTACATCCGGCTCATGCCGCGCTACCTACGGGAGAGCCCGGACTACGCCCGGATGGTCCTGACCCGTCTGGCCTCAAACTCCATCTTCCTGACCTTCCCGTTCTACGCCATCTTCGCCAGGGAGCGGCTGAACTTGCCGGCCGAGACCGTCGGCATCTTCGTCTCCGCGCAGATGGTTGGGTCCGTCCTCGGCAGCCTGGTCATGGGGCACATCGGCGACCGCTTCGGCAACCGCTTCGTCATCCGCTGCGTCTGCGCCCTGGTCCTGCTGCCCCCGCTGGCCGCCTTGGCCGCCTCGCCGGCGGCCGCGGCCGGGCTGAGGACCCTGGCGATGGTCCTGATGTTCCTCCCGTTCGTCCTCATCGGCGCCTACTTCTCGTCCGCCTGGATCGGCTACACCAACTACCTGATTGAGGTCGTGCCGGCCAAGATGCGCCCGGGCTACGCCGGGTTCATCAACACCGTGATGGTCCTGACCAGCCTGCTGGCGATGGTCGGCGGGGTGATCGTGCAGTACCTTGGCTACGAGGCCGCCTTCGTCGTCAACGTGGGGACGGCGGCCATCGCCCTCGCCTTGAGCGCCAGACTGCGGGAGCCGCGAAAGGCCCAGGGGTGA
- a CDS encoding recombinase zinc beta ribbon domain-containing protein: MVDWHHCRNAPRQPPRQYAGTAFWNKENHKEKGVRFNPREEWTEVENAHPALIDKDQLVPLLARKAKARRNYRFAPASVSPYLFTGTALEGMPFFTCTACGGNMIGYRNGAERWYKYVCGNARSRGTAGCAYHTIIDKEWLERSVLSELEKRYQTPKRIKEIVASVKNNMDTTAQDYHQSIKRFTDKKQDLVLQLQRLLDAVKAGMPPEVVIPETHKLRDEIAGIDDDLIRLRKAPPAATQIEEEAVEKFLSNFKTAYDAATWPERKQLVRTFIRNMEFDPEKREIRVHFYPDLAVQSICVGRGT, encoded by the coding sequence TTGGTCGACTGGCACCATTGCCGAAATGCTCCGCGACAACCGCCTCGACAATACGCGGGCACTGCCTTCTGGAACAAGGAGAACCACAAGGAGAAGGGAGTCAGGTTCAACCCTCGCGAGGAATGGACCGAGGTTGAGAACGCCCACCCCGCCCTGATCGACAAGGACCAACTGGTCCCCCTCCTGGCCCGCAAGGCCAAGGCCCGCCGCAACTACCGCTTTGCCCCGGCCTCCGTGAGCCCCTATCTCTTCACCGGCACCGCCCTTGAAGGAATGCCCTTCTTCACCTGCACGGCTTGCGGTGGCAACATGATCGGCTACCGCAACGGAGCCGAACGATGGTACAAGTACGTCTGTGGCAACGCCCGCTCCAGAGGGACGGCGGGTTGCGCCTACCACACGATCATCGACAAGGAGTGGCTTGAACGCTCTGTCCTCAGCGAGCTCGAAAAGCGCTATCAGACCCCCAAGCGAATCAAAGAGATCGTCGCCTCGGTCAAGAACAACATGGACACCACCGCCCAAGACTATCACCAGTCCATAAAGCGGTTCACTGATAAGAAACAGGACCTCGTCCTTCAGCTGCAACGGCTCTTGGACGCGGTCAAGGCCGGCATGCCGCCAGAGGTGGTCATCCCCGAGACCCATAAGCTCCGTGACGAGATCGCCGGCATCGACGACGACCTGATCAGGCTTCGCAAGGCCCCTCCCGCCGCCACGCAGATAGAAGAAGAGGCCGTCGAGAAGTTCCTTTCGAACTTCAAGACAGCCTATGATGCCGCGACCTGGCCGGAACGAAAGCAGCTCGTTCGGACCTTCATTCGCAATATGGAATTTGACCCAGAAAAGCGCGAAATCAGGGTCCATTTCTACCCTGATCTCGCAGTGCAAAGTATCTGTGTCGGGAGGGGGACTTGA